TCGATCTCCAGCGGACACCTGCTGATCGGGATGCTCGACGCGGGCACCGGCGAGGCCGCCCGGATCTTGCGGGAGCTCGACGTGGACGTCGTCGCTCTTCGCGCGGCGGTGCTGGCCCGGTTGGCGCAGGACGCCGCCTGAGTCAGAAGCCCAGCTCGACCCGCGCCGCCTGCGGGGTGGCACCGGCCCAGCGGGTCAGGTAGTGCTCGTTGTTGGTCAGGGACCGGGTGAACGCCTTGTCCAGGTACAGGATCCCGGCCAGATGATCCGTCTCGTGGGCCACGATGCGGGCCGCCCAGCCGGTGACGATCTCGTCGATCGGAGCGCCGTTCTGGTCCAGGGCCCGCAACCGGACCGTGGCCGCGCGCTCCACGACCGCCTGGTAGCCCGGCACCGACAGGCAGCCTTCGTAGAACGCGGCCACGTCGTCGGTCTCGGGCCGGTACGACGGGTTGACCAGCACCCGGAATGGCAGCGGGGTCCGGTCACGCACCCTGGCCACCTCGGACGAGACCGGCGCGGCGTCCTCGAGTACCGCGACCTGGATGCCCAACCCGATCTGTGGGGCCGCGAGCCCGACTCCGGGCGCGGTCAGCATGGTCTCGCGCATGGCCCCGATCAGATGGTCGAAGACGTCCGCCGGCAGGGAGAAGTCGTACGGTTCGGCCCGGTGCCGCAGCACCGGGTGGCCGGCCTGGACGATGGGAAGCGGGCGGGGGCCGGCCAGCAGTTGATCGACCTGCGATTCGAGGGACACGCGTCCACGCTAGTCGGCCGCGGCGAGTGGCCGGTCCGCCAGCCGGGCGGCCGCCTCCAGCAGCATCCAGGCCGACAGTTGCACCGACAGGTCGCGTTCCGGCTGTTCCGACGGGTCTATCCGGGCGCCGTCGCTGGCGCCCACCGGCCTTCGGGTCGGGATCTGGGCCAGGACGGTCCAGTCGGCCCCGAACAACGGCCCGTGCGGGGCCACCACTCGGTGCGCCCACGCCGCGGAGGCCGAGTCGAGCACCAGCCGGGCCGCCCTCGACCGGGCCCGGCGGTCGGCGGTCGAGTCCCCGGGAAGCTCGGCCGCGACCACGG
This window of the Nakamurella panacisegetis genome carries:
- a CDS encoding peptide deformylase; translated protein: MSLESQVDQLLAGPRPLPIVQAGHPVLRHRAEPYDFSLPADVFDHLIGAMRETMLTAPGVGLAAPQIGLGIQVAVLEDAAPVSSEVARVRDRTPLPFRVLVNPSYRPETDDVAAFYEGCLSVPGYQAVVERAATVRLRALDQNGAPIDEIVTGWAARIVAHETDHLAGILYLDKAFTRSLTNNEHYLTRWAGATPQAARVELGF